One genomic window of Bacteroidia bacterium includes the following:
- the hisH gene encoding imidazole glycerol phosphate synthase subunit HisH yields the protein MNNFARMNAAKKITIIDYGMGNLASIKNLIKKIGGEAEITNNIEKINVAEKIILPGVGAFNKAMANLRELQFIEILNKKVLVDKIPLMGICLGMQLLTNYSEEGNCEGLGWIDAKTIKFKFENNTVKVPHMGWTDVNLTMPEHSIFREIKDTPRYYFVHSYYVQCASPKNTIAQSIYQHPFDCGIAKDNIIGFQFHPEKSHKFGMQLMHNFIHYF from the coding sequence ATGAATAACTTTGCGCGGATGAATGCTGCAAAAAAAATTACGATTATAGATTATGGGATGGGGAATTTGGCTTCCATCAAAAATTTAATAAAAAAAATTGGAGGAGAAGCTGAAATTACCAACAACATTGAAAAAATAAATGTTGCTGAAAAAATTATTTTGCCGGGAGTTGGTGCGTTCAATAAAGCCATGGCGAATTTACGTGAACTTCAATTCATCGAAATTTTAAATAAAAAAGTACTGGTAGATAAAATTCCATTAATGGGTATTTGTTTGGGAATGCAATTACTTACCAATTACAGCGAAGAAGGTAATTGTGAAGGATTGGGATGGATAGACGCTAAAACCATAAAATTTAAATTCGAAAATAATACCGTAAAAGTTCCGCACATGGGTTGGACAGATGTCAATCTTACTATGCCAGAACATTCCATATTTAGAGAGATTAAAGACACGCCACGTTATTATTTTGTGCATTCATATTATGTTCAATGTGCATCACCTAAAAACACAATTGCACAATCTATATATCAGCATCCATTTGATTGCGGTATTGCGAAAGATAATATTATTGGTTTTCAATTTCATCCAGAGAAAAGCCATAAATTCGGAATGCAACTAATGCATAATTTCATTCATTATTTTTGA
- a CDS encoding AglZ/HisF2 family acetamidino modification protein, whose protein sequence is MKRIRVIPVLTMDEGKLVKTIRFKKPNYIGDPINSIKIFNDKEVDEIVVLDITDSQKKNFPNYKLIEEMASECFMPLAYGGAIKTLEEAKILFSLGVEKIILNSILYKNMNIITEIAECYGSQSVVVCMDVKKNFFGSTLPYFVSASKKKDMDVVEFAKQCEMLGAGEIILQNIDREGTFQGLDTNLINKIASQLTIPLVACGGLNGISDMLSAVKAGASAIAGSSFFIYKNNNSQSILINYPTQSDLIEKLYTLVAD, encoded by the coding sequence ATGAAAAGAATACGCGTAATTCCTGTTTTGACAATGGATGAAGGGAAACTAGTGAAAACGATTCGATTTAAGAAACCAAATTACATTGGTGATCCAATCAATTCCATTAAAATTTTCAATGATAAGGAAGTAGACGAAATAGTTGTGTTGGACATAACGGACTCTCAAAAAAAAAATTTTCCAAACTACAAATTGATAGAAGAAATGGCAAGCGAATGCTTTATGCCATTGGCGTATGGTGGTGCTATAAAAACACTGGAAGAAGCTAAAATACTTTTCTCGCTTGGTGTAGAAAAAATTATTTTAAATTCGATATTGTATAAAAATATGAATATCATTACTGAAATAGCGGAATGTTACGGTTCGCAAAGTGTTGTTGTTTGTATGGATGTGAAAAAAAATTTTTTCGGAAGCACTCTTCCTTATTTTGTGAGTGCGAGCAAAAAAAAAGATATGGATGTAGTTGAATTTGCTAAACAATGCGAAATGCTCGGTGCTGGCGAAATTATTTTACAAAACATAGATAGAGAAGGTACTTTTCAAGGCTTGGACACCAATTTAATAAATAAAATAGCTTCTCAATTGACAATTCCTTTAGTGGCTTGTGGAGGTTTGAATGGTATTTCGGATATGTTATCTGCCGTAAAAGCAGGAGCTTCAGCCATTGCAGGAAGCAGCTTTTTCATCTATAAAAATAATAATTCTCAATCCATTTTGATTAATTACCCTACTCAATCTGATTTAATAGAAAAACTTTATACTTTAGTCGCTGATTAA